One region of Mangifera indica cultivar Alphonso chromosome 3, CATAS_Mindica_2.1, whole genome shotgun sequence genomic DNA includes:
- the LOC123211913 gene encoding uncharacterized protein LOC123211913, whose product MESTPQELEVDSRRNQQSRFSKCTTYDGSKLVSKQNKQFSNKFIPDSIASRSNEAGKKLVLNFSRGKVFNYSFKGQDSSQANEIEQLMERLKILEDETEAMKQTLVDTIEERTRLVNEIYQEFLTIHHFQRLRNLMTGLKSSDGSLIVNPSHKKAIMGIGLSQILQEESNPCTVHKANMHFS is encoded by the exons GATTCAGTAAATGTACAACTTATGATGGCTCTAAATTAGTGAGTAAACAGAACAAGCAgttttctaataaatttatcCCAGATTCAATAGCTTCAAGATCCAATGAGGCTGGGAAGAAATTGGTGTTGAATTTTTCCAGAGGTAAAGTATTCAATTATTCCTTCAAAGGCCAGGATAGTTCACAGGCAAATGAAATCGAACAACTGATGGAACGATTGAAGATTCTTGAAGATGAAACTGAAGCTATGAAGCAAACATTGGTTGACACCATAGAAGAGAGGACAAGGTTGGTGAATGAAATATATCAAGAGTTTCTGACAATACACCATTTCCAGCGCCTCAGAAACCTCATGACAGGATTGAAATCTTCGGATGGATCTTTGATTGTCAATCCTTCACATAAG AAGGCTATAATGGGGATTGGCCTGTCGCAAATTCTACAAGAAGAGTCAAATCCTTGTACTGTCCACAAAGCAAATATGCACTTCAGCTAG
- the LOC123211912 gene encoding DEAD-box ATP-dependent RNA helicase 35 has translation MMEEDDDYVDYVPVAKRRAMEAQKILQRKGKSSALEEELEKSKLAEAKPSLLVKASQLKRDQPEISPTEQIVQQEKEMIEHLSDRKTLMSVRELAKGITYTEPLLTGWKPPLSIRKMSKKACDLIRKQWHIIVDGEDIPPPIKNFKDMRFPEPILKKLKAKGIVQPTPIQVQGLPVILSGRDMIGIAFTGSGKTLVFVLPMIMIALQEEMMMPIVPGEGPFCLIICPSRELARQTYEVVEQFLIPMQEAGYPELRALLCIGGVDMRSQLEIVKRGVHIVVATPGRLKDMLAKKKMNLDNCRYLTLDEADRLVDLGFEDDIREVFDHFKAQRQTLLFSATMPTKIQNFARSALVKPVTVNVGRAGAANLDVIQEVEYVKQEAKIVYLLECLQKTPPPVLIFCENKADVDDIHEYLLVKGVEAVAIHGGKDQEDREYAISAFKSGKKDVLVATDVASKGLDFPDIQHVINYDMPAEIENYVHRIGRTGRCGRTGIATTFINKNQSETTLLDLKHLLQEAKQRIPPVLAELNDPMEDVEAITTASGVKGCAYCGGLGHRIRDCPKLEHQKSMAIASSRRDYFGSGGYRGEI, from the exons ATGATGGAGGAAGACGATGATTATGTTGATTATGTTCCAGTGGCGAAGCGTAGAGCTATGGAAGCTCAAAAAATACTTCAGCGTAAGGGTAAATCCTCGGCGTTGGAGGAAGAGcttgaaaaatctaaacttgCTGAAGCCAAGCCTAGCTTGCTTGTTAAAGCATCTCAGCTTAAGCGTGATCAACCTGAAATCAGTCCCACGGAGCAGATTGTACAACAAGAAAAGGAGATGATTGAGCACTTGTCTGATAGGAAAACGCTGATGTCAGTTCGGGAATTGGCAAAGGGAATAACATACACTGAACCTTTATTGACGGGATGGAAGCCACCTTTGTCTATTCGAAAAATGTCAAAGAAGGCATGTGATTTAATTCGAAAGCAGTGGCATATTATCGTTGATGGTGAAGATATTCCTCCGCCAATTAAGAATTTCAAGGACATGAGGTTTCCTGAGCCCATTTTGAAGAAGTTGAAAGCAAAGGGGATCGTTCAACCAACTCCCATTCAGGTACAGGGTCTTCCAGTTATTTTGTCTGGTAGGGACATGATTGGGATTGCATTTACGGGCTCAGGCAAGACATTGGTGTTTGTATTGCCAATGATCATGATAGCACTGCAAGAGGAGATGATGATGCCAATTGTTCCAGGAGAAGGGCCATTTTGTCTAATTATATGCCCATCCAGAGAGCTCGCAAGGCAGACATATGAGGTGGTAGAACAGTTTTTGATACCAATGCAGGAAGCCGGTTATCCAGAGTTGAGGGCATTGCTTTGTATCGGGGGAGTTGATATGCGGTCACAGTTGGAGATTGTGAAGAGGGGCGTGCACATTGTTGTTGCAACTCCAGGGAGGTTGAAGGACATGCTggcaaagaagaagatgaatctgGATAACTGTAG ATATTTAACATTGGATGAGGCAGATAGATTGGTGGATCTGGGATTTGAAGATGATATAAGGGAAGTGTTTGACCACTTTAAAGCTCAACGACAAACTCTTTTATTCTCTGCCACTATGCCTACAAAAATTCAGAACTTTGCTAGAAGTGCTCTGGTGAAGCCTGTTACTGTCAATGTGGGAAGAGCTGGAGCGGCAAATCTTGATGTGATTCAGGAAGTTGAGTATGTGAAACAAGAGGCAAAGATTGTATACCTTCTTGAATGCCTTCAGAAAACCCCACCTCctgttttaatattttgtgaGAACAAAGCTGATGTGGACGACATTCATGAATATCTTCTGGTGAAAGGAGTTGAGGCAGTGGCCATTCATGGAGGGAAGGATCAGGAAGACAGAGAATATGCCATTTCGGCCTTTAAATCAGGCAAGAAAGATGTCTTGGTTGCTACTGATGTTGCTTCAAAGGGTTTGGATTTTCCTGATATTCAACATGTCATTAATTATGACATGCCTGCTGAAATAGAGAATTACGTTCACAGAATTGGGCGAACTGGTCGATGTGGAAGGACTGGGATTGCAACAACATTTATAAACAAGAATCAAAGTGAGACAACACTTCTTGATCTTAAGCACCTATTGCAAGAAGCAAAACAGAGGATTCCTCCTGTTTTAGCTGAGCTAAACGATCCGATGGAGGATGTAGAAGCAATTACAACTGCAAGTGGGGTTAAGGGCTGTGCATATTGTGGTGGGCTTGGTCATCGTATCCGTGATTGCCCCAAGTTGGAGCATCAGAAAAGCATGGCAATTGCCAGCTCCCGGAGGGATTATTTTGGTTCTGGAGGCTATCGAGGAGAAATCTGA
- the LOC123210741 gene encoding phosphopantothenoylcysteine decarboxylase subunit VHS3-like, producing MEMETLLHRTTVDLEMILCSLVAETSLQAQKFLLGLLLLIGSQCYGRNEFSSFPGVDHRFPFTQLTEAQKPDAEAKDAGEADETESDDDDDGGEEEEDDSGEEESDEEEDSDDAAEANGNSESDEDDEEEDEEDDDDDDDNEEDDDDEEEDEEQREPPSKKKK from the exons ATGGAGATGGAGACACTTCTGCATAGAACTACTGTTGATCTGGAGATGATTTTGTGTTCTCTGGTGGCGGAGACTTCTTTGCAGGCTCAAAAGTTTCTTCTTGGCCTTCTCTTGTTG ATTGGATCTCAATGCTATGGTAGAAATGAGTTTTCAAGCTTCCCAGGAGTTGATCATAG GTTTCCATTCACCCAATTGACTGAAGCGCAAAAGCCTGATGCAGAAGCCAAAGATGCCGGTGAAGCTGATGAAACTGAAAgtgatgacgatgatgatggtggtgaggaggaggaagatgactctggagaagaagaaagtgatgaGGAGGAGGATTCAGATGATGCTGCTGAGGCAAATGGCAATAGTGAAAGCGATGAGGATGATGAGGAGGAGGATGAGGAGGATGACGATGATGACGACGACAATgaagaggatgatgatgatgaagaagaggatGAAGAGCAAAGGGAGCCACCATctaaaaagaagaaatga
- the LOC123210560 gene encoding triphosphate tunnel metalloenzyme 3-like — protein sequence MRFFSNIPLLDKLKNFVAMEVEVKLRLKNSTAHQKLSHLLSPFHKRTLFQENVFFDDKHSKLSSNLAVLRLRFYNLNYHCVLSLKAKPVMSNGISRIQELEEPLPVTTATECLSKPNLLSKIDSKIMALVKNEYGVGEDGEFICLGGFKNVRGIYEWKGLKLELDETIYGFGTCYEIECESLEPERDKKLIEGFLEENGIEYEYSQASKFAIFRSGKLPD from the coding sequence ATGAGGTTTTTTTCCAACATTCCTCTTCTTGACAAGCTCAAAAATTTTGTTGCCATGGAAGTGGAAGTTAAGCTCCGATTGAAGAACTCCACTGCGCATCAAAAGCTCTCTCACCTTCTCTCACCTTTCCACAAGAGAACCCTTTTCCAGGAAAACGTTTTCTTTGATGATAAACACTCAAAACTCTCTTCAAACTTAGCTGTTCTTCGTCTCCGTTTCTACAACTTAAATTATCACTGTGTCCTCTCCCTCAAAGCCAAACCCGTCATGTCAAATGGAATTAGCCGCATCCAGGAGCTTGAAGAGCCCCTTCCTGTGACTACAGCCACTGAATGTTTATCAAAACCGAATCTTTTATCCAAAATCGATTCAAAGATCATGGCTTTGGTTAAAAATGAATATGGGGTTGGTGAAGATGGTGAGTTTATTTGTTTAGGTGGGTTTAAAAATGTGAGGGGTATTTATGAATGGAAAGGTTTGAAGTTGGAATTGGATGAGACAATTTATGGGTTTGGAACATGTTATGAGATAGAGTGTGAGAGTTTGGAGCCTGAGAGAGATAAgaaattgattgaggggtttttggaGGAGAATGGGATTGAGTATGAGTACTCTCAGGCTTCAAAGTTCGCGATTTTTCGATCTGGGAAGTTGCCTGATTGA